In Thermocladium sp. ECH_B, a single window of DNA contains:
- a CDS encoding small nuclear ribonucleoprotein (Sm) — MASRCLGMIQSELNEMAGKIVMVKLRDGTTVRGVLKSFDQHMNLLLEDSEEIIDPKTSVKRGLVMIRGDTVLFVSPL, encoded by the coding sequence ATTCAATCGGAACTAAACGAAATGGCGGGCAAGATAGTTATGGTGAAGTTAAGGGACGGCACAACCGTGAGGGGCGTCCTCAAGAGCTTTGATCAACACATGAACCTCCTCCTAGAGGACTCCGAGGAAATAATTGATCCAAAGACCTCAGTGAAGAGGGGCCTCGTAATGATAAGGGGGGATACGGTTTTATTCGTGTCCCCACTATAG
- a CDS encoding methionine aminopeptidase, with protein sequence MMDEEAVRKYKDSGRALRAALRRAVDAAHPGMKVIELCNLVEETVKEYGAEPAFPTNIGINEVAAHYTALIGDELTIPSNSIVKIDAGAHIDGYITDAAVTVYFNDAFSMMARAAKAALGNAIDNFKPGTQMGRVGAIIEKTIRSYGYRPIENLTGHLIRRYLLHAGVSVPNIEAETGEKVMPGETYAIEPFVTNGKGHVVDGKTITIYRVERVAVKKLGKELEEAAELIYSRFNSLPFTPRWLQGDFRDSTMPIINQLMRRGVLYGYATLIEGGKGYVAQFEDTVLVTGDGAEPLVGTIDLAQ encoded by the coding sequence ATCATGGATGAGGAGGCCGTGCGGAAGTATAAGGACTCGGGCAGGGCATTGAGGGCAGCATTGAGGAGAGCAGTTGATGCCGCTCATCCAGGCATGAAGGTAATAGAGCTATGTAACCTAGTTGAGGAAACGGTTAAGGAGTATGGCGCGGAACCCGCGTTTCCAACCAATATTGGAATCAATGAGGTGGCTGCCCATTACACGGCATTGATTGGAGATGAATTAACGATACCCAGCAATTCCATTGTGAAAATAGATGCGGGGGCCCACATAGATGGATATATAACCGACGCCGCGGTCACGGTTTACTTCAATGACGCGTTCTCAATGATGGCGAGGGCAGCCAAGGCGGCTCTAGGCAATGCCATTGATAACTTCAAGCCGGGAACACAAATGGGTAGGGTGGGGGCCATAATTGAGAAAACCATTAGGAGCTACGGTTATAGGCCAATAGAGAACTTAACTGGCCACCTGATTAGGAGGTATCTGCTTCATGCTGGGGTCTCCGTCCCCAACATAGAGGCGGAGACTGGGGAGAAGGTGATGCCGGGGGAGACGTATGCGATAGAGCCATTCGTTACCAATGGGAAGGGGCACGTCGTGGATGGGAAAACGATCACCATATATAGAGTTGAGCGCGTGGCTGTGAAGAAGTTGGGGAAGGAATTAGAGGAGGCAGCTGAACTAATTTACTCAAGGTTTAACTCGCTGCCGTTCACGCCGCGGTGGTTGCAGGGAGACTTCCGGGACTCCACTATGCCCATAATAAATCAATTAATGAGGCGGGGAGTGCTTTATGGTTACGCCACCCTCATTGAGGGCGGGAAGGGATATGTTGCTCAGTTTGAGGATACTGTTTTAGTGACTGGAGATGGGGCGGAGCCCCTCGTGGGCACCATTGACTTAGCCCAATAA
- a CDS encoding CopG family transcriptional regulator — protein MPKTKSKEKMVLISVHLPKQILEELDELVKRGIFPSRSEAIRIAIRDLMMHEGARNKQSEETMLITGR, from the coding sequence ATGCCTAAAACGAAGAGCAAGGAGAAAATGGTACTTATATCCGTGCATCTCCCCAAGCAAATTCTGGAGGAACTTGATGAGTTAGTAAAGAGAGGAATATTCCCAAGTCGTTCTGAAGCCATACGCATAGCGATAAGGGACTTAATGATGCATGAAGGCGCCCGCAACAAGCAATCGGAGGAAACAATGCTGATCACAGGCAGATGA
- a CDS encoding ATP synthase subunit B (produces ATP from ADP in the presence of a proton gradient across the membrane; the B subunit is part of the catalytic core of the ATP synthase complex) gives MQQIRGIQGYKTVSEVKGPLIVIRRTRNVAYGEIGEVEGPDGEPRLVQVVEVGPDYAIAQVLTGTLGLPALGSTVRFRGKTFDVRVSEDLLGRVLNGRGEPRDGLPMPPPEEFLDVNGEPLNPYARDYPEEPIETGISAIDGLYTMVRGQKLPIFSGTGLPHNMMAAQAARQATVRGAESEFAIVFAAVGLKTEEALFFLDEFRRTGALRRLVMVLNLASDPVAERILTPRIALTIAEYLAWWRDYHVLVILTDLTNYAEALRELSSSKGELPGRXGYPGYMYTDLASIYERAGRAHGRKGSVTQFPILTMPHDDITHPIPDLSGYITEGQLVLSRSMWGRGIYPPFDVLMSLSRLMKDAIGEGKTREDHKYVANQLISAYARASDIRNLAILVGENNLSWRERRYLRFAVEFEKKFIAQGYYERRSFENTLDIAWDALSILPEDELTNVPSEVSRRYYKSPIFESVKDEGXKTRESQPKA, from the coding sequence ATGCAGCAAATAAGGGGTATTCAAGGCTATAAGACGGTGAGCGAGGTCAAGGGGCCCTTAATAGTAATCAGGCGAACCAGGAATGTAGCTTATGGAGAAATTGGGGAGGTCGAGGGACCCGATGGGGAACCAAGGCTAGTGCAGGTAGTGGAGGTGGGGCCTGACTATGCAATAGCGCAAGTGCTCACGGGCACCCTGGGGCTGCCGGCCCTTGGATCCACGGTTAGGTTTAGGGGCAAGACATTCGACGTCAGGGTCAGCGAGGACCTGCTGGGTAGGGTACTTAATGGGAGGGGGGAGCCCAGGGATGGATTACCCATGCCTCCTCCGGAGGAGTTCCTGGACGTGAATGGGGAGCCGCTGAATCCATATGCTAGGGATTACCCGGAGGAACCCATAGAGACAGGGATAAGCGCTATAGATGGTCTTTACACAATGGTTAGGGGACAGAAACTACCCATATTCAGCGGGACCGGCCTCCCCCATAACATGATGGCGGCGCAAGCCGCGAGGCAGGCAACTGTTAGGGGAGCTGAGTCGGAGTTCGCCATAGTCTTCGCAGCGGTTGGGTTAAAGACCGAGGAGGCGCTTTTCTTCCTGGATGAGTTTAGGCGGACCGGGGCATTGAGGAGGCTAGTCATGGTTCTTAACTTGGCCAGCGACCCCGTTGCCGAGAGGATATTAACGCCGAGAATAGCATTAACTATAGCCGAGTACTTGGCTTGGTGGCGTGATTACCATGTCCTCGTCATATTGACTGACTTAACTAATTACGCGGAGGCGCTTAGGGAGCTCTCATCATCAAAAGGCGAATTACCGGGCAGGAGNGGGTACCCGGGCTATATGTATACTGATCTAGCCTCGATTTATGAGAGGGCTGGGAGGGCCCATGGCAGGAAGGGAAGCGTGACTCAATTCCCGATATTAACCATGCCTCACGATGATATAACTCACCCGATACCCGATTTATCCGGCTACATAACTGAGGGCCAACTGGTTCTCTCCAGATCCATGTGGGGCAGAGGCATTTATCCGCCCTTCGATGTCTTGATGAGTCTCTCCAGGTTGATGAAGGATGCGATAGGCGAGGGAAAAACTAGGGAGGATCATAAGTACGTGGCTAATCAATTAATATCAGCATATGCTAGGGCATCCGATATAAGGAATCTAGCGATACTTGTGGGCGAGAATAACTTGAGTTGGAGGGAGAGGAGGTATCTTAGATTCGCGGTTGAGTTCGAGAAGAAATTCATTGCTCAGGGCTACTATGAGAGGAGGAGCTTCGAGAACACGCTTGACATAGCTTGGGACGCGTTAAGCATATTGCCTGAGGATGAGCTGACAAATGTGCCGAGCGAGGTATCTAGGAGGTACTACAAGTCGCCCATATTCGAATCGGTAAAGGATGAGGGGGNAAAAACAAGGGAAAGCCAGCCTAAGGCTTGA
- a CDS encoding ribokinase, with translation MLDIVAMGEPLVQFNAVTKGPLRYVTYFEKHSTGSEANVCVAAARLGLRSGLVTKLGNDEFGHYVLNWLRGEGVDVSRILLDDEHPTGVYFVQRSYPIPGVSDVAYYRHGSAASFISENDMDYDYIRNARVFHTTGITLAISESARLAALRAMREAKKGGALVSFDLNIRRKLWRDMGEAIKVMKEAMSNVDVVFMDEEEAMMMLGQREISSMLKEAEKVFGISKVIIKRGIRGSIARWENEVSEVDAFHVPVEDPIGAGDAYVGVFLSSMLKGMGLKESMLRASAAAAMVVMVRGDEENLPSERDLSLFLGSVGHDVDIR, from the coding sequence ATGCTGGATATCGTGGCAATGGGGGAACCATTGGTTCAATTCAATGCCGTCACCAAGGGCCCCCTTCGTTACGTCACGTACTTCGAGAAGCACTCAACGGGGTCAGAGGCTAATGTATGCGTGGCGGCGGCTAGGCTCGGTCTTCGCAGCGGCTTAGTAACTAAGCTAGGCAATGATGAGTTCGGGCATTACGTGCTTAATTGGTTAAGGGGGGAGGGCGTTGATGTGTCCCGCATATTGCTTGATGATGAGCACCCCACAGGTGTGTACTTCGTTCAAAGGAGTTACCCCATACCTGGAGTCAGTGATGTTGCTTATTATAGGCATGGCTCCGCCGCCTCATTTATTTCCGAGAATGATATGGATTATGACTATATCAGAAATGCTCGAGTATTTCATACCACAGGCATAACTCTGGCGATAAGTGAATCGGCTCGATTGGCCGCATTAAGGGCGATGAGGGAAGCCAAGAAAGGCGGAGCATTAGTATCATTCGATTTAAACATTAGACGAAAGCTTTGGCGTGATATGGGGGAAGCCATTAAGGTAATGAAGGAGGCAATGAGTAATGTGGATGTGGTTTTCATGGATGAGGAGGAAGCCATGATGATGCTTGGACAGAGGGAGATTAGCTCCATGCTTAAGGAGGCTGAGAAGGTTTTTGGGATAAGTAAGGTAATAATCAAGAGAGGCATTAGGGGTTCAATAGCCAGGTGGGAAAACGAAGTCAGCGAGGTGGATGCATTCCATGTACCGGTGGAGGACCCCATAGGTGCTGGGGATGCGTATGTGGGCGTTTTCCTATCATCCATGTTAAAGGGCATGGGGCTCAAGGAGTCAATGCTGAGGGCATCGGCGGCGGCCGCAATGGTTGTCATGGTTAGAGGCGATGAGGAGAATCTGCCGAGCGAACGCGACTTAAGCCTCTTCCTGGGCAGCGTGGGTCATGATGTGGACATTAGGTAA
- a CDS encoding glutaredoxin, with translation MSATPITPPSAEEVHIEVDEDTKATIKEILSQMIXPVTIEFFTSATCKERETNWCTPTQELLDLLXELSPSGKLIVNKHNYDEDKAAFEKFGLTSNRVPAILMDGGSIRYIGAPLGEEVRAFIETITRLSTGKTGLRQRTKETLSKLNESNAKHVEVITVVTPSCPYCPYAVLLANMFAHDSGGKVIAMNVEAYEAPDIADAYSVSAVPTVALRAADQEIGNVEFVGVPPEAELLKKVLEYSGAEHVEKQ, from the coding sequence ATGTCGGCAACGCCAATTACGCCTCCATCTGCAGAGGAGGTACATATAGAGGTGGATGAGGATACTAAGGCCACCATTAAGGAGATTTTATCCCAAATGATTNACCCAGTAACCATTGAATTCTTCACAAGCGCCACTTGTAAAGAGCGCGAAACTAATTGGTGCACACCAACACAGGAGTTACTGGACTTGTTGNTGGAGTTATCGCCGTCAGGCAAATTAATAGTGAATAAGCATAACTATGATGAGGATAAGGCTGCGTTCGAGAAGTTTGGGTTAACAAGCAACAGGGTTCCCGCCATATTAATGGATGGCGGTTCCATAAGGTACATCGGCGCGCCTCTGGGCGAGGAGGTGAGAGCATTCATAGAAACCATAACTAGGTTATCCACGGGCAAGACTGGGCTTAGGCAGAGAACCAAGGAGACGCTGAGCAAACTAAATGAATCCAATGCTAAGCACGTTGAGGTCATAACGGTGGTTACTCCATCCTGTCCTTACTGCCCCTACGCCGTTCTCTTAGCTAATATGTTTGCGCATGATAGTGGAGGCAAGGTTATTGCAATGAATGTGGAAGCATACGAAGCTCCAGACATAGCTGACGCGTACTCCGTAAGCGCTGTGCCTACCGTGGCTCTTCGCGCCGCGGATCAGGAAATAGGTAATGTGGAGTTCGTGGGGGTACCGCCTGAGGCGGAGCTGCTTAAGAAGGTTCTTGAGTATAGCGGAGCAGAACACGTGGAGAAGCAATAA
- a CDS encoding non-canonical purine NTP pyrophosphatase produces the protein MNILFVTGNKGKIEEAAHILSRWGIGVYQSTNLHKVEIQSNELEEIVTYALNQLCDYGDLIVVEDDGLFIDSLHGFPGPYSAYVYATIGLHGILQLLESTTSRRAVFRSVVGVCMGGKPKLFRGEVVGNIVNEPRGSHGFGFDPIFAPLGVDSTFAEMNIEEKSIYSHRSRAFTRLAEYLVGGR, from the coding sequence ATGAATATATTATTTGTAACCGGTAATAAGGGTAAGATTGAGGAGGCAGCACATATATTATCTAGGTGGGGTATCGGCGTTTATCAGTCGACGAATCTACATAAGGTCGAGATACAGAGCAATGAATTGGAGGAAATAGTGACTTATGCATTGAATCAATTATGTGATTATGGGGATCTGATTGTGGTTGAGGATGATGGTCTCTTCATAGATTCATTACATGGCTTTCCAGGACCATACTCGGCCTATGTTTATGCAACTATTGGACTGCATGGGATTCTTCAATTGCTTGAATCCACCACGTCCAGGCGAGCAGTATTTAGGTCAGTCGTTGGTGTATGCATGGGTGGGAAACCAAAGCTCTTCAGGGGAGAAGTGGTTGGCAATATCGTTAATGAGCCTCGTGGCTCTCATGGATTTGGATTCGATCCTATCTTTGCCCCGCTTGGCGTTGATTCGACCTTTGCCGAGATGAATATTGAGGAGAAGTCGATTTACTCGCATAGGTCCCGGGCATTCACGAGGCTCGCCGAGTACCTTGTAGGAGGAAGATAG